A single region of the Candidatus Kryptobacter tengchongensis genome encodes:
- a CDS encoding Predicted Zn-dependent peptidase, protein MLKKIWTFFMMILLLSTIANSQEKVDRTKPPKPGPESKVKFPSYFEKTLPNGLKVIVIENHEQPIVYISFVVKSGSTYDENLPGLASMTAELLTKGTKTRTATQIAEEIDFVGGTLNATASWDATNVNVLVLKKYLGVGMDILQDVVLNPTFPDEELERIRTQRLASIKQAKAEAGYLAGVRFSKELFSGHPYGNESGGNEESIQKMKRDDIVKFYQTHFIPNNSFIIFAGDITPNEAIPLVERYFGAWKKGPNPHRKFPVVSNVSQTRVVVVDKPGAVQSAIRIGHLGIDRKNKDYAKVFTLNTLLGGYFNSRINMNLRETHGYTYGASSSFDARLYPGPFVVSTDVRNEVTDSSIAEILKELKRIIDEPVPEDELKMAKDYIVGSFPLQIETPAQVASRVMTIEIYGLPKDFYDKFREEVKKVTAKDVQETAKKYLHPDKVLIVVSGNSKQIKPVLEKFGPVVVYDADGRKIE, encoded by the coding sequence ATGTTGAAAAAAATTTGGACATTCTTCATGATGATACTTCTTCTATCAACAATTGCAAATTCACAAGAAAAAGTTGACAGGACAAAGCCACCAAAACCAGGTCCTGAAAGCAAGGTTAAATTTCCATCGTATTTTGAGAAAACACTTCCAAATGGGCTTAAAGTTATAGTTATTGAAAATCATGAGCAACCAATTGTTTATATTAGCTTCGTTGTGAAAAGTGGATCAACTTATGATGAAAATCTCCCTGGGCTTGCGAGCATGACAGCTGAGCTTTTAACGAAGGGGACAAAGACAAGGACCGCAACTCAAATTGCTGAGGAAATTGATTTCGTCGGTGGAACACTAAATGCAACCGCTTCATGGGACGCAACAAATGTAAATGTCCTCGTTTTAAAGAAATATCTTGGAGTTGGGATGGATATCCTTCAAGATGTTGTTTTAAATCCAACTTTCCCTGATGAAGAACTTGAGAGGATAAGAACGCAACGTCTGGCATCAATAAAACAAGCAAAAGCAGAGGCTGGGTATCTTGCTGGAGTGAGATTTTCTAAGGAACTTTTCTCGGGACATCCATATGGAAATGAAAGCGGAGGGAATGAGGAATCAATTCAAAAGATGAAAAGGGATGATATTGTGAAGTTTTATCAAACACATTTCATCCCGAATAATTCATTCATAATTTTTGCTGGTGATATTACCCCAAACGAAGCTATTCCGCTTGTTGAAAGATATTTTGGGGCTTGGAAGAAAGGTCCAAATCCGCACAGGAAATTCCCAGTGGTTAGTAATGTATCTCAAACAAGAGTTGTTGTAGTTGATAAACCCGGCGCAGTTCAATCAGCGATAAGAATAGGTCATCTCGGGATTGATAGAAAAAATAAGGATTATGCAAAGGTTTTTACGCTCAACACCTTGCTTGGTGGATATTTCAATTCAAGGATAAACATGAACTTAAGAGAAACTCATGGTTATACATATGGTGCTTCCAGCTCTTTTGATGCAAGGTTGTATCCAGGTCCATTTGTTGTTTCAACAGATGTGAGAAATGAGGTCACAGATTCATCTATTGCTGAAATACTCAAAGAGCTGAAAAGAATTATTGATGAGCCCGTCCCGGAGGATGAACTGAAAATGGCGAAGGATTACATCGTTGGCTCGTTCCCATTGCAGATTGAAACCCCAGCTCAGGTTGCTTCAAGAGTTATGACGATTGAAATTTATGGCTTGCCGAAGGATTTTTATGATAAGTTTAGGGAGGAGGTTAAAAAAGTAACAGCTAAAGATGTTCAAGAAACAGCAAAGAAATATCTACATCCAGACAAAGTTTTAATTGTTGTTTCTGGCAATTCAAAGCAGATAAAACCAGTTCTTGAAAAATTTGGACCTGTGGTTGTTTATGATGCGGATGGGAGGAAAATTGAATAA
- a CDS encoding MoxR-like ATPase, whose amino-acid sequence MQREKTDVELVQELSEAYKKIKNEISKVIVGQDKIIEELLIALFARGHCLLVGVPGLAKTLLIKTLAQALDLKFSRIQFTPDLMPSDITGTEIIEENISTGEKFFKFVKGPIFANIILADEINRTPPKTQSALLEAMQEYRVTAGGQTYELEQPFFVLATQNPIEMEGTYPLPEAQLDRFMFNIWIDYPSFDEEIEIVRKTTSLYQPEVEKVLNKLEILKLQEVVRKVPVADNVIEYAVKLVTLTRPNMNGAPDFIKHWISWGAGPRASQYLILGAKARAILDGRFTPTIDDVRAVALPVLRHRLVTNFNAEADGVSTVEIVEKLLKII is encoded by the coding sequence GTGCAAAGAGAAAAAACTGATGTTGAGCTCGTTCAGGAACTGAGCGAGGCATATAAAAAAATAAAGAATGAAATATCTAAGGTAATTGTAGGACAGGACAAAATAATTGAAGAGCTTTTAATTGCCCTGTTTGCCAGAGGTCATTGTCTTCTTGTTGGGGTTCCCGGGCTTGCCAAAACATTGCTGATAAAAACGCTTGCTCAGGCGCTTGATTTAAAATTTAGCCGAATTCAGTTTACGCCAGACCTTATGCCAAGTGATATAACCGGGACTGAGATAATTGAGGAAAATATAAGCACAGGTGAAAAGTTCTTCAAGTTTGTCAAAGGTCCAATTTTTGCAAATATAATTCTTGCTGACGAAATAAATCGCACACCGCCAAAGACGCAATCCGCACTTCTTGAAGCAATGCAGGAATACCGCGTCACAGCTGGTGGGCAAACTTATGAGCTTGAACAGCCATTTTTTGTCCTTGCGACTCAAAATCCAATTGAAATGGAGGGGACATATCCGCTCCCCGAAGCTCAACTTGATAGATTTATGTTTAATATCTGGATAGATTATCCAAGTTTTGATGAGGAAATTGAAATAGTCCGTAAGACGACAAGTTTGTATCAACCTGAGGTTGAAAAAGTCCTCAACAAACTTGAAATTTTGAAACTTCAAGAAGTTGTGCGAAAGGTTCCAGTTGCAGATAATGTGATTGAATATGCTGTTAAGCTTGTTACATTAACGAGACCAAACATGAATGGAGCTCCAGATTTCATCAAGCATTGGATAAGTTGGGGGGCGGGTCCAAGGGCTTCGCAGTATCTCATACTTGGGGCGAAAGCTCGGGCTATATTAGATGGAAGATTTACCCCAACAATAGATGATGTTAGAGCTGTAGCATTGCCAGTTTTAAGACATCGCCTTGTGACAAACTTTAATGCTGAGGCTGATGGCGTATCAACTGTTGAAATAGTTGAAAAACTTTTAAAAATAATCTAA
- a CDS encoding Predicted Zn-dependent peptidase, which produces MKILKLNVFLFMLNVFLKPVELFPQSEGKIDFVEFTLENGLHVILHEDHSTPIVAVNVCYHVGSKNEKPDKTGFAHLFEHLMFDGSKNVKRGEFDKYISQAGGYDNAYTTEDKTNYYEVLPSNYLELALWLESDRMLEFSIQEISLITQREVVKEERRWRYENRPYGSAWIKISEKSFKKHPYRWPVIGYQEHLDKASMDDVKEFYETFYVPNNAVLVIAGDIDIEKTKKLVEKYFADIPKGPDNIPHPSPEDEPLENEIREVVEDINAPLPAVFMSYRIPEEGNPDSYALALLSNILSVGESSRLYQRLVYKDKIANEVETYSDSREHPGLFLIYAIANPGFSSDTLEKVIDEEIDKIKNYGVEEKELEKAKNKIESALVSARQTVQGKADLLAHYYTFYKNPALVNREIDKYRSVTVEDIKRVAQIYLDSKRRVILHYLPKVN; this is translated from the coding sequence ATGAAAATTCTAAAACTAAACGTCTTTCTATTTATGTTAAATGTTTTTCTGAAACCTGTTGAACTTTTCCCGCAAAGTGAAGGGAAGATTGATTTCGTTGAATTTACACTTGAAAATGGACTTCATGTCATACTTCATGAGGATCACTCCACACCGATTGTTGCTGTGAATGTATGTTATCATGTTGGGTCAAAAAACGAAAAACCGGATAAAACTGGATTTGCTCATCTTTTTGAACATTTAATGTTTGATGGTTCAAAAAATGTTAAACGTGGTGAATTTGATAAATATATATCTCAAGCCGGCGGTTATGATAATGCCTATACAACCGAGGACAAAACGAATTATTACGAGGTGCTCCCCTCAAATTATCTGGAGCTTGCTTTATGGCTTGAATCAGATAGGATGCTTGAATTTTCAATTCAGGAAATAAGTTTGATAACACAGAGGGAAGTTGTGAAAGAGGAAAGGAGATGGCGTTATGAAAACAGACCTTATGGCTCCGCCTGGATAAAAATTTCTGAGAAAAGCTTTAAAAAACATCCATATCGTTGGCCTGTTATCGGTTACCAAGAACACCTTGACAAGGCAAGTATGGATGATGTTAAAGAATTTTATGAGACATTTTATGTCCCGAATAACGCGGTCCTTGTAATAGCTGGGGATATAGATATAGAGAAAACCAAAAAACTCGTTGAAAAATACTTCGCTGACATCCCGAAGGGTCCAGACAATATTCCACATCCATCACCAGAGGATGAGCCGCTTGAAAATGAAATTCGTGAGGTTGTTGAAGATATAAATGCCCCACTCCCTGCTGTTTTTATGAGTTACAGAATCCCAGAAGAAGGAAATCCTGATTCATATGCTCTTGCGTTGCTTTCAAATATACTTTCAGTCGGCGAGAGTTCAAGGTTATATCAACGGTTAGTTTACAAAGATAAAATAGCAAATGAAGTTGAAACCTATTCCGATTCAAGGGAACATCCTGGTTTGTTTTTAATTTACGCAATTGCAAATCCGGGATTTAGTTCTGATACGCTTGAAAAGGTGATTGATGAGGAGATTGATAAAATAAAAAATTATGGCGTTGAAGAAAAAGAACTTGAAAAGGCAAAGAATAAGATTGAATCAGCGCTTGTTTCGGCAAGGCAAACGGTTCAAGGTAAGGCAGACCTTTTAGCACATTATTACACATTTTATAAAAACCCTGCTTTGGTAAACAGAGAAATAGATAAATATAGAAGTGTGACGGTTGAAGATATAAAAAGAGTTGCCCAGATATATCTTGATTCAAAAAGGCGTGTAATTTTGCATTATCTACCGAAAGTAAATTAA
- a CDS encoding Predicted Zn-dependent peptidase, whose product MRLKFLILMLFALSISLAQGKVGKIDFIEYDLPNGLHVILHEDHSSPIVAVDIWYYVGSKNEDPNRTGFAHLFEHMMFQGSANVKKAEHMAYIQKAGGTFNGSTNWDRTNYFQVVPSNQLELVLWLESDRMMSLNVNQENLDNQREVVKEERRWRVDNRPYGTQWEETFKRLFKEHPYRWPVIGYMEHLNAATLEEVKRFFDTYYVPNNAVLVIAGDIDVEKTKKLVEKYFGDIPRGRYEIKRPNIFEPPLTQQVRDTIYDNIRLPAVFIAFKVPRDGEKDFYALDLLANILGSGRSSRLYQKLVYEKRIAQNVNVYAIGMEDAGVFKIDAYCSIGHTPEEVEREIWEEIERIHNELVSERELQKAKNQTESQVISGYQTILQKADQLAHYYVIHKNTNEINQELDKILAITREDIRESANKYLKPENSVVLHYLPKEQRASK is encoded by the coding sequence ATGAGGCTTAAATTTTTAATTTTGATGCTTTTTGCTCTATCAATCTCATTAGCTCAGGGGAAAGTGGGAAAGATTGATTTTATTGAATATGACCTTCCTAACGGGCTTCATGTTATTTTACATGAGGATCATTCATCGCCAATTGTTGCGGTTGATATTTGGTATTATGTTGGTTCAAAGAACGAGGATCCGAATAGAACTGGGTTTGCTCATTTGTTTGAGCACATGATGTTTCAAGGTTCTGCAAATGTAAAGAAGGCTGAACATATGGCGTATATTCAAAAAGCTGGTGGAACCTTCAATGGCTCAACGAACTGGGATAGGACAAATTATTTTCAAGTTGTCCCATCAAATCAACTTGAACTTGTTTTATGGCTTGAATCCGATAGGATGATGAGTTTAAATGTCAACCAAGAAAATCTTGACAATCAGCGTGAAGTTGTCAAGGAAGAAAGGAGATGGCGTGTTGATAATCGCCCTTATGGGACGCAGTGGGAGGAGACATTTAAACGGCTCTTTAAGGAGCATCCATATAGATGGCCTGTAATTGGATACATGGAACATCTTAACGCAGCAACCCTTGAGGAAGTTAAAAGATTTTTTGATACCTACTATGTCCCGAACAATGCTGTCCTTGTAATAGCTGGTGATATTGATGTTGAAAAGACGAAGAAACTTGTTGAGAAGTATTTTGGTGATATTCCAAGAGGGAGATATGAGATAAAAAGACCTAACATTTTTGAGCCTCCATTGACACAACAAGTGCGGGATACGATTTATGATAACATAAGATTGCCAGCCGTGTTTATTGCTTTTAAAGTTCCAAGAGATGGAGAAAAAGATTTTTATGCGCTTGATCTTCTTGCAAACATACTCGGTTCAGGCAGAAGCTCACGGCTTTATCAAAAGCTTGTTTATGAAAAAAGAATTGCTCAAAATGTTAATGTTTATGCAATAGGTATGGAAGATGCCGGTGTTTTCAAGATAGATGCGTATTGTTCAATTGGACATACACCTGAAGAGGTTGAGCGGGAAATATGGGAAGAAATTGAAAGGATTCATAATGAGCTTGTATCTGAGCGAGAACTTCAAAAGGCGAAAAATCAGACGGAATCACAAGTGATAAGTGGTTATCAAACGATCTTGCAAAAAGCAGATCAACTTGCCCATTATTATGTGATTCATAAAAACACGAATGAGATAAACCAAGAGCTTGACAAAATTCTTGCAATAACTCGTGAGGATATTCGTGAATCAGCAAATAAATACCTTAAACCTGAAAATTCAGTTGTTCTTCATTATCTTCCCAAGGAACAACGTGCTTCAAAATAA
- a CDS encoding PPIC-type PPIASE domain-containing protein — translation MRKHLKKFLIVSLVLILIGCGKKNADKDYIARVENEYLLKSDLAGLDSNFVKSYIDAWINNNLLYIEAIEQGYKANDKIERMVSEFRKSLIIKNFIQNEILHKAMKISEQEVEEFYQKHQDEFILDRPFVKIGYVKFSSRADAGSLRSKILREKNFKSAVEGLSKEQGIVEIVPERYYDQFSIPSGELWRVAWSLNKNEISFPVRVGDNYFLIFLYEKREAGSKADFELVAEDVRERAIVEKQNLLLDSLITSLKRKYYYEVKW, via the coding sequence ATGAGAAAGCACTTGAAAAAGTTTTTAATCGTTAGTTTGGTTTTGATATTGATAGGTTGTGGCAAAAAAAACGCTGATAAGGATTACATTGCAAGAGTTGAAAACGAATATCTTTTAAAAAGCGACCTTGCTGGATTAGATTCAAACTTTGTAAAAAGTTATATTGATGCGTGGATAAACAACAATTTGCTTTATATTGAAGCAATTGAGCAGGGATATAAAGCGAATGATAAAATTGAACGGATGGTGAGCGAGTTTAGGAAATCGCTCATAATTAAAAATTTTATTCAAAATGAGATATTGCACAAAGCGATGAAGATATCAGAACAAGAGGTTGAGGAATTTTATCAAAAGCATCAGGATGAGTTTATTCTTGATAGACCTTTTGTGAAAATTGGATATGTTAAGTTTTCTTCACGAGCGGATGCTGGATCTTTAAGGAGCAAAATTTTAAGAGAAAAAAATTTCAAATCGGCAGTTGAAGGACTCTCAAAGGAGCAAGGAATTGTTGAAATTGTGCCGGAGAGATATTACGACCAATTCAGCATCCCATCAGGGGAATTATGGCGTGTCGCATGGAGCTTAAATAAAAATGAAATTTCTTTCCCGGTTAGAGTTGGGGATAATTATTTTTTGATCTTTCTTTATGAGAAAAGGGAAGCTGGAAGCAAAGCTGATTTTGAATTGGTTGCCGAGGATGTGAGAGAAAGAGCAATCGTTGAAAAACAAAATCTTTTGCTTGATAGTTTAATTACAAGCTTGAAAAGAAAATATTATTACGAGGTAAAATGGTAA
- a CDS encoding peptidyl-prolyl cis-trans isomerase SurA, whose product MKKNIVLALLIFAISGCAFLKNIGLVEEKEYVAKVGKEIITLDEFEKSFAKNNGGIAKAKEKSFEDRKNYLDLLVKFKLKVLDAKSQKLDKDPNIQKEIKDYYTTLALSYLTKREVVDPGLRQLYERRKEEIRARHILIETPGGIHGDLSGDTTFAYKRAKSAIEKLNSGVPWDSVALEYSDDPSVIFNRGDLYYFTAGMMVPEFEDACYSMKIGERTQEPVRTKFGYHIIEVLDRKPRVEMVRISHLGKKVDRKATPEDTLKLYNEMKAVLDSLRQGYDFGELAKRHSDDKFSNERNGDAGYYGRGQAYREIDEFIFNAKVGDISDIIRTRWGYHIVKVTEIVPVKPFDEMVDELNRLYQSYRLEYDFKKYVEKLKKEYNFKLNQQTLDIFISKADTSKTTSHSNWDSVYTKEDREKVLFEYANQKITLDSAIKIIKRSTEFSGRKLDRSGINGMIDRLGEMKLTEYRARNVEKVYPEFKNELKEFVDGILLYHIEQKMVWDRVDLSEGKLKEFYEKNKENYRFPDRVRFSEIWVKSESLAKDIYSQLGKGVPFDSLVVKYTERAGMKEKKGDWGLVDASENEIAWKAWNMKVNEISEPVKFQGGYSIIKVTGKEPSRIKTFEEAFSEVASAVQEQELKRLEKEWVESLKKKYKVVINEKALEKVFNR is encoded by the coding sequence ATGAAAAAGAACATAGTTTTAGCACTGTTAATTTTTGCTATTTCTGGATGTGCTTTTTTGAAAAATATCGGGCTTGTTGAGGAAAAAGAATATGTTGCAAAAGTTGGGAAGGAAATTATAACGCTTGATGAATTTGAGAAGTCATTTGCAAAAAATAACGGTGGAATTGCGAAAGCGAAAGAAAAATCGTTTGAGGATAGGAAAAATTACCTTGATCTTCTTGTTAAATTTAAGCTTAAAGTTCTTGACGCAAAATCGCAAAAACTTGACAAAGACCCAAATATTCAAAAAGAGATAAAAGATTACTATACAACCCTTGCCCTTTCATATCTTACGAAAAGGGAAGTTGTTGATCCAGGATTAAGACAGCTTTATGAAAGACGTAAAGAGGAGATAAGGGCAAGACATATTTTGATTGAAACCCCAGGTGGAATACATGGAGATTTATCTGGTGATACAACCTTTGCTTATAAAAGAGCAAAAAGCGCAATTGAGAAACTTAATTCAGGTGTTCCTTGGGATTCAGTTGCGCTTGAATATTCCGATGACCCGAGCGTGATTTTTAACCGAGGAGACCTTTACTATTTTACCGCTGGTATGATGGTTCCGGAATTTGAAGATGCGTGTTATTCAATGAAGATTGGCGAGAGGACGCAAGAGCCAGTGAGGACAAAGTTTGGGTATCATATCATTGAGGTTCTTGATAGGAAACCCCGTGTTGAAATGGTAAGGATTAGTCATCTTGGGAAAAAAGTTGATAGAAAAGCCACACCAGAGGACACATTGAAACTTTACAACGAGATGAAAGCGGTGCTTGACAGTTTAAGGCAAGGTTATGATTTTGGGGAACTTGCGAAGAGGCATTCGGATGATAAATTTTCAAACGAAAGAAACGGAGACGCTGGATATTACGGCAGGGGACAGGCATATAGAGAAATTGATGAGTTCATCTTCAACGCAAAAGTTGGTGACATAAGCGATATAATTAGAACAAGATGGGGTTATCATATAGTTAAGGTTACGGAGATAGTTCCAGTAAAGCCATTTGACGAAATGGTTGATGAGCTAAACAGGCTTTATCAGTCATATCGGCTTGAGTATGATTTCAAAAAATATGTTGAAAAGTTGAAGAAGGAATATAACTTTAAACTAAATCAACAGACGCTTGATATTTTTATCTCAAAAGCAGACACATCAAAGACAACTTCGCATTCAAATTGGGATAGTGTTTATACAAAGGAAGATAGAGAAAAAGTTTTGTTTGAGTATGCAAATCAAAAAATAACGCTTGATTCGGCAATAAAAATAATAAAAAGAAGCACGGAGTTCTCTGGAAGAAAACTTGATCGTTCAGGGATTAACGGCATGATTGATAGACTGGGTGAGATGAAATTAACAGAATACAGGGCGAGAAATGTTGAAAAAGTTTATCCAGAGTTTAAGAATGAATTGAAGGAATTTGTTGATGGAATTTTGCTTTATCATATTGAGCAAAAAATGGTCTGGGATAGAGTGGATTTGAGCGAAGGGAAGTTGAAAGAGTTTTATGAAAAAAATAAAGAAAATTATCGTTTTCCAGACAGGGTTAGGTTTAGCGAGATTTGGGTGAAAAGCGAATCGCTTGCAAAAGATATTTATTCACAGCTTGGTAAGGGCGTTCCGTTTGATTCTCTTGTTGTCAAATACACTGAGCGAGCTGGAATGAAGGAAAAGAAGGGAGATTGGGGGCTTGTTGATGCGTCTGAGAATGAAATCGCATGGAAAGCGTGGAATATGAAGGTTAATGAAATATCTGAGCCAGTAAAGTTTCAGGGAGGTTATTCAATAATAAAAGTAACAGGGAAAGAGCCAAGCAGGATAAAAACATTTGAAGAAGCTTTCAGCGAAGTTGCAAGCGCAGTGCAAGAACAAGAATTAAAGCGACTTGAAAAGGAATGGGTTGAAAGTTTAAAAAAGAAATACAAGGTCGTGATAAATGAGAAAGCACTTGAAAAAGTTTTTAATCGTTAG
- a CDS encoding periplasmic chaperone for outer membrane proteins SurA codes for MVRLIIFLLAVFNLTLAQQKVLDRIVAIVGNEIILESDLNYQTYIFAIQNNLRWDDPNLRKYVLREMINDKLVLTKAIEDTVVVSDDEVERQIDAQVQALVRQYGSERRLEEIYGMPIGKIKREIREDVKKRLMIEKLKQQKFGTITVSGYEVEQFYNTYKDSLPEVPEMVELYHIMMIPKPVDSVERAVYQKAKAILDSIKNGGNFEYFAKVYSEDRATADDGGDLGWVRRGMFVKEFEEAVFRLQEGQVSDVVRTPFGYHIIQLVERRGEQVRPRHILFKVPLTEESDKIVISKLEEIRYKIISKQAKFEEMAKRFSEDEQTKLLGGYLGLIEVDELEPELKEALNTLNSGEITQPLKMKYGNSYAYHIVLLKKRVPAHRMNLKDDYMRIYQFALIEKQNREYQKWLERLREEVYVYVDESFK; via the coding sequence ATGGTAAGGTTAATTATATTTCTGCTTGCTGTTTTTAATTTAACACTTGCACAGCAAAAGGTTCTTGATAGAATAGTTGCGATCGTTGGGAATGAGATTATACTTGAGTCTGATTTAAATTATCAAACCTACATCTTTGCGATTCAAAATAATTTAAGATGGGATGACCCGAACCTTAGAAAATATGTTTTGCGGGAAATGATCAATGATAAACTTGTTTTAACGAAGGCAATTGAAGACACAGTTGTTGTTTCAGATGATGAGGTTGAAAGACAAATTGATGCGCAGGTTCAGGCGTTGGTTAGGCAATATGGTTCGGAAAGGAGATTGGAGGAAATTTATGGGATGCCAATTGGCAAGATAAAGCGTGAAATAAGGGAGGATGTGAAAAAAAGATTGATGATAGAGAAATTAAAACAACAAAAGTTTGGAACAATAACAGTATCTGGTTATGAAGTTGAGCAATTTTACAACACTTATAAGGATAGTCTGCCAGAAGTTCCAGAAATGGTTGAATTATATCATATCATGATGATACCTAAACCTGTTGATTCAGTTGAGAGGGCGGTTTATCAGAAGGCGAAGGCAATTCTTGATAGCATAAAAAACGGCGGGAATTTTGAATATTTTGCGAAAGTTTATTCAGAAGACAGGGCTACCGCAGATGATGGAGGTGATCTTGGGTGGGTCAGGCGTGGAATGTTTGTTAAAGAATTTGAAGAGGCGGTGTTCAGGTTGCAGGAGGGACAAGTATCAGATGTTGTGCGAACTCCTTTCGGTTATCATATAATTCAGCTTGTTGAGAGAAGAGGTGAGCAAGTTCGCCCAAGGCATATACTTTTCAAAGTTCCGCTCACAGAGGAAAGTGATAAAATTGTGATTTCAAAACTTGAGGAGATAAGGTATAAAATTATTTCAAAGCAAGCTAAATTTGAAGAGATGGCAAAAAGATTCAGTGAGGATGAACAAACGAAGTTGCTAGGTGGGTATCTTGGACTGATTGAGGTAGATGAACTTGAACCAGAGCTTAAGGAGGCATTGAACACACTTAACAGCGGTGAGATCACGCAACCTCTGAAAATGAAATATGGAAACTCTTATGCATATCATATCGTCCTTCTAAAGAAAAGAGTCCCTGCGCATAGAATGAATTTGAAGGATGACTATATGAGAATTTATCAATTTGCCTTGATAGAGAAACAAAATCGTGAATATCAAAAATGGCTTGAGAGGTTAAGAGAGGAAGTTTATGTTTATGTTGACGAAAGTTTTAAGTGA
- a CDS encoding Yip1 domain-containing protein: MSENFQPNQESSFAEEVKPIPFIDKLTGIFIAPSEVFENLVKAKPRVIDWLVPIVLLVVLAILSNFLKFNDEKIKDSLMIFQEQRIDKLVEEGKMTEEQAEVAKERIAEFGRAQQIFSSVGVLIGVPIVFLIVSLVYFLLGRLFLKGEVEFMTIFSIYSLSSLISSVGVIVSTILAFLTGSFFASASPAIFMEVSTSKVYILASKIEIFTIWQLAVFAVGMAKAFNKNYTSSFLVVFGAWAVWVVLSLFVPFLGS, translated from the coding sequence ATGTCAGAAAACTTCCAGCCTAATCAAGAATCAAGTTTCGCAGAAGAAGTTAAACCAATTCCTTTCATTGACAAATTAACGGGGATATTTATAGCACCAAGTGAAGTTTTTGAAAATCTTGTTAAAGCAAAACCTCGGGTAATTGACTGGCTTGTTCCAATTGTTCTGCTTGTTGTGCTTGCTATCTTATCAAACTTTTTAAAATTTAATGATGAAAAAATAAAGGATTCATTGATGATCTTTCAAGAGCAAAGAATAGACAAACTTGTTGAGGAAGGTAAAATGACCGAAGAACAAGCTGAGGTGGCAAAGGAAAGAATCGCTGAATTTGGCAGAGCACAACAAATTTTTAGCTCAGTTGGTGTTTTGATTGGCGTTCCAATTGTATTTTTAATTGTATCACTTGTTTATTTTCTTCTTGGGAGATTGTTTTTGAAAGGTGAAGTTGAATTCATGACGATTTTCTCAATTTACTCCCTTTCAAGTTTAATATCTTCAGTTGGGGTTATCGTTTCAACAATTCTTGCTTTTTTAACTGGTTCGTTTTTTGCGAGTGCAAGTCCCGCGATTTTTATGGAAGTTTCTACAAGTAAAGTATATATACTTGCGTCAAAAATTGAAATTTTCACAATTTGGCAACTTGCTGTTTTTGCGGTTGGTATGGCGAAGGCATTTAACAAGAATTACACATCATCTT